The Phycisphaeraceae bacterium genome has a window encoding:
- a CDS encoding MGMT family protein, with protein sequence MTQQTASDAMIVEASIGRLEVRPAPDGSLRTRWLLPGDDENAAGRGMPTGADAALLDVADRLRRALAGDESVRFDDVPTPDGPPAYRACWEACRRIPRGRTWSYARLASEAGLGPGGARVAGQAMRRNPLPVIIPCHRVVAADGRLHGFAGSSDDGGAALALKAALLRLEAAPIDPLFP encoded by the coding sequence ATGACGCAGCAGACCGCATCGGACGCCATGATCGTCGAGGCGAGCATCGGCCGGCTCGAGGTTCGTCCCGCGCCGGACGGCTCGCTTCGCACCCGCTGGCTGCTGCCGGGTGACGACGAAAACGCGGCCGGCCGCGGCATGCCGACCGGCGCCGATGCGGCGCTGCTCGACGTGGCGGATCGTCTGCGCCGCGCGCTGGCCGGCGACGAGTCGGTCCGCTTCGACGATGTGCCCACGCCCGACGGGCCGCCCGCCTACCGCGCCTGCTGGGAGGCCTGCCGCCGCATCCCGCGCGGGCGGACGTGGTCGTACGCGCGGCTGGCGTCCGAGGCCGGACTCGGCCCGGGCGGCGCCCGCGTGGCGGGTCAGGCGATGCGGCGCAACCCGCTGCCGGTCATCATTCCCTGCCACCGCGTCGTCGCGGCGGACGGTCGTCTGCACGGCTTCGCGGGGTCGTCCGACGACGGCGGCGCCGCGCTCGCGCTCAAGGCCGCCCTGCTGCGCCTGGAGGCGGCGCCGATCGACCCGCTCTTCCCGTGA
- a CDS encoding ATP-binding protein, whose amino-acid sequence MSPDAARLVLPSRRDDVEAALQRIMRDVECCGMGRAECFAVRLALEEALSNALRHGNQNDPAKHITLAYRVTPDSVEVEVEDEGSGFVPDAVPDPTLDENIVIPSGRGLMLMRAYMSEVCYNDRGNRVYLRYNRSG is encoded by the coding sequence ATGTCGCCCGATGCCGCGCGCCTGGTGCTGCCCTCAAGGCGCGACGACGTCGAGGCGGCCCTGCAGCGCATCATGCGCGACGTGGAGTGCTGCGGCATGGGCCGCGCCGAGTGCTTCGCCGTGCGTCTGGCGCTGGAGGAGGCCCTCTCCAACGCCCTGCGCCACGGGAACCAGAACGACCCAGCCAAGCACATCACGCTGGCGTATCGCGTCACCCCGGACTCCGTCGAGGTCGAGGTGGAGGACGAGGGCTCCGGGTTCGTGCCCGATGCCGTGCCGGACCCGACCCTGGATGAGAACATCGTGATTCCGTCCGGGCGCGGCCTGATGCTCATGCGCGCCTACATGTCGGAAGTGTGCTACAACGACCGCGGCAACCGCGTGTACCTGCGATACAACCGCTCCGGCTGA
- a CDS encoding DoxX family membrane protein — MASHRRLRAWAGTIDRALHGLLHRFGHDAHRISLGVLFIWFGLLKPFGVETTTSIIAHTIWFGPPDVMVPLLGWWEVAIGVSLMIRSLLRLSVLLLAIRLPGIVLALLIFPTRCFEQFPLAPTPEGQYLLKDLAIFLAALAIAATIRPLPEQSGPKPPPIASAKA, encoded by the coding sequence GTGGCATCCCATCGACGCCTTCGCGCCTGGGCCGGCACCATCGACCGCGCCCTGCACGGCCTGCTCCACCGCTTCGGCCACGACGCCCACCGCATCTCGCTGGGCGTGCTGTTCATCTGGTTCGGGCTGCTCAAGCCCTTCGGCGTGGAGACGACCACCTCCATCATCGCCCACACCATCTGGTTCGGCCCGCCGGACGTGATGGTGCCGCTGCTGGGCTGGTGGGAGGTCGCCATCGGCGTGTCGCTGATGATCCGCTCGCTGCTGCGGCTGTCGGTGCTGCTGCTGGCGATCCGCCTGCCGGGCATCGTGCTGGCGCTGCTGATCTTCCCCACGCGCTGCTTCGAGCAGTTCCCGCTCGCACCCACGCCGGAGGGCCAGTACCTGCTGAAGGACCTGGCGATCTTCCTGGCGGCGCTGGCGATCGCCGCGACGATCCGGCCCCTGCCGGAACAGTCGGGTCCGAAGCCGCCGCCGATCGCGTCGGCCAAGGCGTGA
- a CDS encoding FHA domain-containing protein, whose translation MPILVMTDESDRTLARIELFGRRKLTFGRGFERDLVIDDPAVSRLHGVLYREGEDWCIADAGSRTGTVVDGERVRWKRLKPGRTARVGGVRLRIESDNIDVAEFPPFIEEATIENDADGDPSARTSAFLSEPDDFLPMTDEES comes from the coding sequence ATGCCCATCCTCGTCATGACCGACGAATCGGATCGAACATTGGCTCGCATCGAGTTGTTCGGGCGACGAAAACTCACCTTCGGCCGGGGATTCGAGCGCGACCTGGTGATTGATGACCCCGCGGTGTCTCGCCTGCACGGCGTGCTCTACCGCGAGGGTGAGGATTGGTGCATCGCGGACGCCGGCTCGCGAACCGGAACCGTGGTGGATGGTGAGCGGGTGCGGTGGAAGCGACTGAAGCCGGGCCGAACGGCTCGTGTGGGCGGCGTACGGCTGCGGATTGAGTCCGATAACATTGATGTTGCTGAGTTCCCGCCTTTCATCGAGGAGGCGACGATCGAGAACGACGCGGATGGCGACCCGTCAGCCCGGACCTCCGCGTTTCTCAGTGAGCCGGACGACTTTCTGCCCATGACCGATGAAGAATCGTGA
- a CDS encoding STAS domain-containing protein produces the protein MQSSGSRLHVTEQNGVTKFEFLDRNILDEANIQQIGEDICQVIDAQPRPRILISFKNVDHLSSAALGTLITINNKVRAKDGQLRLAEIDPQIYEIFVITRLNKMFHIHETSPEAMASFA, from the coding sequence ATGCAATCGTCCGGTTCACGGCTTCACGTCACCGAGCAGAACGGCGTGACGAAGTTCGAGTTTCTGGACCGCAATATCCTGGACGAGGCGAACATCCAGCAGATTGGCGAGGACATCTGCCAGGTGATTGATGCGCAGCCGCGGCCCAGGATTCTGATCTCCTTCAAGAACGTGGATCACCTGTCCTCCGCGGCCCTGGGCACGCTGATCACGATCAACAACAAGGTGCGCGCCAAGGACGGGCAGCTGCGCCTGGCGGAGATCGATCCTCAGATCTATGAAATCTTCGTCATCACCCGTCTGAACAAGATGTTTCACATCCACGAGACGTCACCCGAGGCGATGGCCAGCTTCGCGTGA
- a CDS encoding FHA domain-containing protein produces MHHPGSAMPELVISTFEGEALLRVNLAGRDVLTLGRSDRCDIRLRGADASRHHAVLVREGDRWMLINLSAARGMYDDERPVDRAVMQEDRPIRIGRVYAWLIGAATASDAPWSDAAATWVGESFRAVA; encoded by the coding sequence ATGCATCATCCGGGGTCCGCCATGCCGGAACTGGTGATTTCAACATTCGAAGGCGAGGCGCTTCTGCGGGTCAATCTCGCGGGGCGGGATGTGCTCACGCTGGGACGCTCCGATCGGTGCGATATCCGCCTGCGCGGAGCGGACGCCAGCCGCCACCACGCCGTGCTGGTGCGTGAGGGCGACCGCTGGATGCTCATCAACCTCAGCGCGGCTCGCGGCATGTATGACGATGAGCGGCCCGTGGATCGGGCGGTGATGCAGGAAGATCGTCCCATCCGCATCGGACGGGTGTACGCGTGGCTCATCGGCGCGGCGACGGCGTCGGACGCCCCGTGGTCGGACGCCGCCGCCACATGGGTCGGCGAGTCGTTCCGGGCGGTTGCATAG
- a CDS encoding serine hydroxymethyltransferase, whose protein sequence is MSESLLDLLRAQDPETAGIIADEAERQATTLELIASENHVSTAVMHAMGTWMTNKYAEGYPGKRYYGGCVHHDRVEDLARERAKKLFGCRFANVQPHCGANANIAAFMAACNPGDVILSLPIKSGGHLSHGLKPNFSGTFYTIVDYDLDPATETLDYDAIAALARQHKPRMIICGYSAYPRVIDFARFRAIADEVGAVLMADIAHIAGLVAAGEHPSPFPHAHIVTTTTHKTLRGPRGGLILTDDEEWAKKIDRKVFPGSQGGPLMHIIAAKAVAFGEALKPEFKTYCRQIVKNARALADALVKLGYRLCSGGTDNHLMLVDLRQRDANLTGADAEKWLESAGIIVNKNGIPNDPRPPMVTSGLRLGTPALTTRGFKEAEMREVAALLDRVMGSNGDPAQCARVRQDVRALGARFPLFH, encoded by the coding sequence ATGTCCGAATCCCTGCTCGACCTGCTCCGCGCCCAGGACCCGGAGACGGCGGGCATCATCGCCGACGAAGCCGAGCGGCAGGCCACGACACTTGAACTGATCGCCAGTGAGAACCACGTCTCCACCGCCGTCATGCACGCCATGGGCACGTGGATGACCAACAAGTACGCCGAGGGCTACCCCGGCAAGCGGTACTACGGCGGGTGCGTGCATCACGACCGCGTGGAGGATCTCGCGCGGGAGCGGGCCAAGAAACTCTTCGGCTGCAGGTTCGCCAACGTGCAGCCGCACTGCGGGGCCAACGCCAACATCGCCGCGTTCATGGCGGCGTGCAACCCCGGCGATGTCATTCTCTCGCTGCCCATCAAGTCCGGCGGGCACCTGTCGCACGGGCTGAAGCCCAACTTCTCCGGCACGTTCTACACCATCGTCGATTACGACCTCGACCCGGCCACCGAGACGCTCGACTACGACGCCATCGCCGCGCTGGCGCGCCAGCACAAGCCCAGGATGATCATCTGCGGCTACTCGGCGTACCCGCGGGTGATCGACTTCGCGCGCTTTCGGGCGATCGCGGATGAAGTGGGCGCGGTGCTGATGGCCGACATCGCGCACATCGCGGGGCTGGTGGCGGCGGGCGAGCATCCCTCGCCCTTCCCCCACGCGCACATCGTGACGACGACCACGCACAAGACCCTGCGCGGGCCGCGCGGCGGGCTGATTCTCACCGATGATGAGGAGTGGGCGAAGAAGATCGACCGCAAGGTCTTCCCCGGCAGCCAGGGCGGACCGCTGATGCACATCATCGCCGCCAAGGCCGTGGCCTTCGGCGAGGCGCTCAAGCCCGAGTTCAAGACCTACTGCCGCCAGATCGTGAAGAACGCCAGGGCGCTGGCGGACGCTCTCGTGAAGCTCGGCTACCGGCTCTGCTCGGGCGGCACGGACAACCACCTGATGCTCGTCGATCTGCGTCAGCGCGACGCCAACCTGACGGGGGCGGACGCGGAGAAGTGGCTGGAATCCGCGGGGATCATCGTCAACAAGAACGGCATTCCCAACGACCCGCGCCCGCCCATGGTGACCAGCGGCCTGCGGCTGGGCACCCCCGCGCTGACCACGCGGGGCTTCAAGGAAGCCGAGATGCGCGAGGTGGCGGCGCTGCTGGACCGCGTGATGGGATCGAACGGCGACCCGGCCCAGTGCGCCCGCGTGCGGCAGGACGTGCGGGCGCTGGGCGCGCGGTTTCCGCTGTTTCACTGA
- a CDS encoding FHA domain-containing protein, whose protein sequence is MYELHVCSRKGEVLRQFALGDKQEVIVGRDESCDIRINAQSVSREHCSIEAEGDDLIVRDLGSKAGMKVNGSRVEKVRVEDGVEIEVGPAVLKFFDAGL, encoded by the coding sequence ATGTACGAGCTTCATGTCTGCTCTCGCAAGGGGGAAGTGCTTCGGCAGTTCGCCCTCGGCGATAAGCAGGAAGTGATCGTCGGCCGCGACGAGTCGTGCGACATCCGCATCAACGCCCAGTCCGTCTCGCGCGAGCACTGCTCGATCGAGGCCGAGGGCGATGACCTGATCGTCCGCGACCTCGGCTCCAAGGCCGGCATGAAGGTCAACGGCAGCCGTGTCGAAAAAGTCCGCGTGGAGGACGGGGTGGAGATCGAAGTCGGCCCGGCGGTGCTGAAGTTCTTCGACGCGGGACTCTGA